A window of Campylobacter concisus genomic DNA:
ACTTTATGATAATGGAATCTTCAAAAAAATGATAATAAAAGCAAAAAATGAAGTAAAAAAGGCATAAAATGACACTTAGCGACGCAGAAATTCTAAGCTATATAAACGAAGATATACCTTACTTTGATCTTACTACGTCGCTTCAAAATATCGATAAAAATGCCTTACTTGAAATTTATTCACGTGATGAAATTTGTGTTAGCTGCGTTGATGTGGCCGCAAGTGTTGCAAGGCTACTTGGGTGTGAGAGTGAAATTTTTCTGCAAAATTCTCAAATTTGCAAGGCTGGCGATGTGATCATAAAAATTTATGGCAGCTACGAAGATGTGCATAAAGCTTGGAAACTAGCTCAAGTCGCACTAGAATATGCCAGTGCCATCGCAACTTATACAAATAAAATGGTAAATGCCACAAAGTGCGTCAATAAAAAATGTGAAATTTTAGCAACCAGAAAGAGCTTTCCGTTTGCTAAGAAATTTTGCGTAAAAGCCGTACTTGAAGGCGGTGGTAAAATGCATAGACTTGGTCTTAGTGATAGCATTTTATTTTTTAAAAACCACATGAAAGCCTACGGTAGCTTTGATAAATTTTTATCACATTTGCCAGAGTTTAAAGCAAAAATGGCTGAGCGAAAAGTATGCGTTGAAGCTGAAAATTTAGACGAAGCAAGCAAGCTTCTAAAAGCAAAGTGCGACGTCGTACAGTGTGATAAATTTAGTCCAGAGCTCATCGAAAATGTACTCTCTTTAAGAGATGAGATTTCACCAAATACCATTATCCTAGCAGCTGGTGGTATAAATTTATCAAATGCAAAAGATTACGCAAATGCTGATGCGATAGTAACGTCAGCGATGTATTCAAAAGGCGTTGCTGATATCAGCACCAGACTTGAGATTTTATAAATTTTTACAATGACCGATACAGCAAAACATCTATCAAAGTTAAAAATTTACAGAAAATGCATTTTGGCTCTGGAATTTGAACGATACGCAACAAAAAATTAACATTTTTTATTTCAAATTTATCTCATAGCTACAAGCAAAAATATAAATTAATAAAGTTAAATTTTCTAATTTGTTTTCTCTAAAAAATAAGGACACTTATATCTTGCTTTACACCACGTGTATAAAACTCAATTAAATTTTAAAATTTATAAACAAGCATATTATGCTTTCAAATTCAGTAACAAACGATAACGAGTGAGTAAGATTTACAATTTGCCTAGAAATTTTCAAATTCCAGGCAAATTTCAGTCAAGTCTACCTTCTAACGACATGCAAGAACTGCATGTGTTTGCGGTATTGCTCGATGACGTCGTTTATCAGCGTAGCCTCGCTCCAACCAAGCACGTCGTAGTCTTGACCGCCCTCTTTTAGGTATACCTCGGCTCTGTAATAAAGATCGTCGCCCTCAAGCTCTCTGGTGTAGTCCGGGCTCTGGCTTTTGGTGAGATATACGCCGTATCTAAAATCCATCTCGTCGCCAAGTCCGACGTTTAAATTTACGAAATTTTCAGCTTTTGTTACATTTGCCTCAAGGCCGTTTTTGGCAAATTCCTCTTTTAGCTCGTTAAAGGCTTTTAGCACGACTTCGTTTAGAAATTTACTGCCGTCTTTTTTGCTAGGTAGAGTGATGATAGCGCTTAGTCTCTCTTGCCAAGGCTTTGAAAGATCGCTAAGAGGCATGTTGTTAAAGTTATTTGTCTCTTTTTTGGTCACATCGACGCGCAAGGCTTTAAATAGCCCGTAAATGGCGCCAAGCAACACGATAGCAAACGGCAACGCCGTAGTTATCGTAAGTGCTTGAAGCGAGCCAAGGCCGCCGGCTAGCATCAAAAATGCCGCCACGACGCCCACCGTAACGCCCCAAAAGACCTTTTGCCAAACCGGCGTATCATCCTTGCCGTTTGAGCAAAGCATGTTCATCACGATCGCCGCTGAATCGGCCGAAGTGACGAAAAATATGACGATCATAAAGACTGCGATCACGCTTAGCACGCCTGAGAAGCTAAATTTTTCTAAAAACATAAATAGCGCTGAGGCTGAGTCAGAATTTACGGTCGTTGCTAGCTGGCTAAAGCCATTTTGCACGAGCGAGATCGCTGAGTTGCCAAAGAAACTCATCCAAGCAAAAGTAAAGCCAGTCGGCACTAAAAGCACGCCTATGACAAATTCTCTTATCGTTCTGCCTTTTGAAATTTTAGCGATAAATAGCCCCACAAACGGCGACCAAGAGAGCCACCAAGACCAGTATAGCAGCGTCCAGCCACCAAGCCAGCTATCATTTTGCTTCTCGTAGGCGTAGAGGTTAAATGTGTTTGAAATAAGCGTAGAGACGTAGTCGCCGCTATTTTGTACAAATGACTTTAAAAGCTGCGTCGTATCGCCCAAAAATAGTATGAAAAACATAAAACAAATAGCTAGTGCGATGTTTGCGTTTGATAAGATTTTGATGCCCTTATCCACGCCACTTGCCGCTGAGATGGTTGCAGCTAGGCAAAGCACTATTAAAAGCGTGATATGCATGGTTGGCAGCCCAAAAACGTGTGTAAGACCCGCATTTACCTGAAGTACGCCATATCCAAGCGAGGTCGCCACGCCAAAAAGCGTCGCCACGACGGCAAATGTATCGATAGCATTGCCTATCTTGCCATAAATTTTATCGCCAATTATCGGATAAAACGCCGATCTAAGCGTGAGTGGCAAGCCGTGCCTATACGAGAAAAAAGCAAGTATTAGCGCCACGATAGCATAAACTGACCATGCCCCCATGCCCCAATGAAAGAAAGTGATATTCATCGCAAGCTTTGCTGCAGCGACGCTTTGCGGGTCACCAACTGGTGGGTTTAGATAGTGCATAAGCGGCTCAGCCACACCAAAAAATACTAGACCTATGCCCATACCAGCGGCAAAAAGCATAGAAAACCAAGAGATATTTTTATGCTCTGGCTTTACGTGATCGGCTCCTAGTTTGATCTCGCCAAGCTTGCTAAAGCCAAGGATGATGACGCTAAGAAGTATGACGGCAACAGCAAGGATGTAAAACCAGCCAAATTTTGCCGAGATGTAATCTTGCATACCCCTAAAAAATTCATTTGAGAAATTTGGAAATACCGCTGCAAATGCTGTTATTAAAACTATCACAATAAGTGATGGGATAAATACTGAATTATTAAATTTTGATCTTTGAAATTTGATCATTTTTCCTCCTTTTTGTAATGTCAGCTTGCTTTCAAACTAACAAAAAAGAGTAAATAGGTCAAATTTTCTCTTTAAATTTTTTATGAAATTTTAAGCTTCAGCCACCAAAAATAGCCACTTTGAAATTTATCTCAAGTCTCTTTCATCTCTCTTTGGTTTTGCAAGAGTTGTTAGCACTATGACGAAAAAAGCGATGCCAAATGTGATATACAAGATGATCTTTGGCGAGTCAAACTCTATCCTAGATCTCGCGACCTCTTCGCCGCTTGCCTCCACTAGCTCGCCGCGCTTTATCATCTCGCTGATATCTTTTGCGCTAAGCTCTTTAGACGGCCTTGTTAAAATTTCTATGACGCTAAGATCTGCCACCTCATAAACGCTATGTCTAATGCCATAAAATAGCTTTATGCTGCTAAAAAAATAGACCTTATCGCCGTTTGCATAGACCGCGCCATACTCGCCATCTTTTACCAGCCCTATCTCACGCCAAGATGAGCTTGGGGCAAATTTATATAAAGAGACAGTTTGCGCCACCAAGTGCCTGCCGTGCTTTGAGCGCTGCCACTCTTCGCCTTGTTGTAAAAAATACGCTGAGCCATCATCTACAAAAACGTCAGCATAGAGCCTTTTTAGCTCGCCTTTTAGCTGATAGTCTGAAATTTTAGTCTGCTCGTTTTTGCTGCCATCCCAAAAGTAAATTCCATCTTTGCTGGCAAAAAGAGGCCAAAACGAATGCACGTTATCCACGCTATAAATGGCGCTATAAGGCATATTTTGAGCGTTAAATTTATGCTCATTTGCAAACACAGCCCCACTTTTTGGCTCAAAAAGATATTCTATGTCATGCTTTGGGTCATAGCATATCCGGCGCGTCTCATCTGAGTAGCTTGCATCAAGCCTATAAAAGCCCATAAACAAGCTTTTGCCATCTGTGTAATATCCGCTAGCAGCGCCGTTTTCTGTCGTGATGTATCTTAGCTCGCTGGGATCTGCGTCAAGCTTTTCGCCCTTGTAGTAAAGCATGCTGCCATCTCTTGCAAAACCAGCGTCAAAGATAGGCTCTAAATTTGTGCTTTCAACCCTTTTTGTCCTGTAAAAATAAGGGCTATCATCGTAGCTTTTTATAAAGGTGTGAGCAAGGTTTTTCATAATGGCGCCAAATTCGCTAAATCCTGGCTCTTTCTCGCTTCTAGTAGCGCAATAATAGCTTATCTTACCATCACTTATATAGCCATTGCCAAGCACTTTTGTGCTTTTTGGATCAAGACCTGGTAAAATTTCTCTAGCGCAATAGACACTTTTTTTATCAGCTCCTACGTTTGAGTAGTCGTATGCGTGTTTTAGCTTTAAGACCCTAAAACTAGCCTCATTGACGCCTTTTAGCTCATACTTACCACTGCCTGAAATTTGAACGTAAATTTTACCCTCAGGCGAGCGGTAAAACTCGCTATTATCAATGTTTGCAAAGCTTCTTTGATACTCGCCCTCATGCCATAGATAAAGCATCGCCAAAACAAAAAATAGCGCCAAGATGACTAAAAAATAAATAAACCTAATAGTAATTTTTCTCATGATCTATAGTCATCCACCCTTTTTTTAAGCTCGTTTTTTTGCTTTTTGTTTTTAAAAATAGCGCCAACCACCGAGACTATAAATGCGATGGCTAAAAATATCCAGTAGGCATATTTTTGCGAGTAATCATCAAAGTCGCTTATCGCATCGATCACCACCTCGCCCTCAGCTGGCACCATAGCGCCTTGATCTACCATTTTTACTATCTCATCTAGTTTTAAATTCTTAACATTTGGACCATAAGGACGAGTGAGAATTTCAACCACGCCAAGGTCGTTTATATCATAAACACTGCTGTTAAAACGCCAGCCGTAGCCGACGTTATCAAAATAATATGTCTTATCTCCGTTTGCATAGACCGCGCCATAGCCATCGTTTCTTACAAGGCCGATCTTTCGCCACTGCTCTTTTGTATCAAGCCTTACGATGCAAGTGTGGCGTGAGCTTAGGCTGTGGTTATTTTTTGTGTTGTGCCAAATTTCATAGGTTTTTAGAAAATATGTCTTGCCATCACTTATCACCACGTCGCCATATAGCGGCGTTATCTCGCCTTTAAATGGATCATCGCCGTCCCTTACAAACTCGCCCTCATCTATGCTGTTATACCACTGCCACTTTCGCTCCCAGTGATAGATACCGCCTTTACCGCGAAAAAGAGCGTGATAAGCGTGCTCATCTTTTAGGTTAAAAAGTGGCTCGTATGGGGCAAATTTTGGGTCAAATTCATGGTCATTTGCATAGACCATGCCAGAATTTGGCTCATAAAGATAGTGAATGCGCCATATCTCGCCGATATCACGCATTTGCGGGCTAAATTTGATC
This region includes:
- a CDS encoding DKNYY domain-containing protein, which encodes MIKKYPIIVIVLLFAFILLGIYIFMFISAGYIDEDREKFKDIRGSVFYTTEYDKVYAIVPSGGKFELIGVRASKFRYIDTGKYDNRNVGASDKAVYCGNLVMSGLDPNGVRALGNGYFGDGKITYFCDSVSETNLEISALKEFWDIFSHKMFNTPKAQTHIYKFRQVDNANLAAILGFGYASDGVKVYHEGKELEGANASKMRYIEQVSGRKSVHFTTDGENVYYDSTKLRIKFSPQMRDIGEIWRIHYLYEPNSGMVYANDHEFDPKFAPYEPLFNLKDEHAYHALFRGKGGIYHWERKWQWYNSIDEGEFVRDGDDPFKGEITPLYGDVVISDGKTYFLKTYEIWHNTKNNHSLSSRHTCIVRLDTKEQWRKIGLVRNDGYGAVYANGDKTYYFDNVGYGWRFNSSVYDINDLGVVEILTRPYGPNVKNLKLDEIVKMVDQGAMVPAEGEVVIDAISDFDDYSQKYAYWIFLAIAFIVSVVGAIFKNKKQKNELKKRVDDYRS
- a CDS encoding DKNYY domain-containing protein; translation: MRKITIRFIYFLVILALFFVLAMLYLWHEGEYQRSFANIDNSEFYRSPEGKIYVQISGSGKYELKGVNEASFRVLKLKHAYDYSNVGADKKSVYCAREILPGLDPKSTKVLGNGYISDGKISYYCATRSEKEPGFSEFGAIMKNLAHTFIKSYDDSPYFYRTKRVESTNLEPIFDAGFARDGSMLYYKGEKLDADPSELRYITTENGAASGYYTDGKSLFMGFYRLDASYSDETRRICYDPKHDIEYLFEPKSGAVFANEHKFNAQNMPYSAIYSVDNVHSFWPLFASKDGIYFWDGSKNEQTKISDYQLKGELKRLYADVFVDDGSAYFLQQGEEWQRSKHGRHLVAQTVSLYKFAPSSSWREIGLVKDGEYGAVYANGDKVYFFSSIKLFYGIRHSVYEVADLSVIEILTRPSKELSAKDISEMIKRGELVEASGEEVARSRIEFDSPKIILYITFGIAFFVIVLTTLAKPKRDERDLR
- the modD gene encoding ModD protein, which codes for MTLSDAEILSYINEDIPYFDLTTSLQNIDKNALLEIYSRDEICVSCVDVAASVARLLGCESEIFLQNSQICKAGDVIIKIYGSYEDVHKAWKLAQVALEYASAIATYTNKMVNATKCVNKKCEILATRKSFPFAKKFCVKAVLEGGGKMHRLGLSDSILFFKNHMKAYGSFDKFLSHLPEFKAKMAERKVCVEAENLDEASKLLKAKCDVVQCDKFSPELIENVLSLRDEISPNTIILAAGGINLSNAKDYANADAIVTSAMYSKGVADISTRLEIL
- a CDS encoding BCCT family transporter; its protein translation is MIKFQRSKFNNSVFIPSLIVIVLITAFAAVFPNFSNEFFRGMQDYISAKFGWFYILAVAVILLSVIILGFSKLGEIKLGADHVKPEHKNISWFSMLFAAGMGIGLVFFGVAEPLMHYLNPPVGDPQSVAAAKLAMNITFFHWGMGAWSVYAIVALILAFFSYRHGLPLTLRSAFYPIIGDKIYGKIGNAIDTFAVVATLFGVATSLGYGVLQVNAGLTHVFGLPTMHITLLIVLCLAATISAASGVDKGIKILSNANIALAICFMFFILFLGDTTQLLKSFVQNSGDYVSTLISNTFNLYAYEKQNDSWLGGWTLLYWSWWLSWSPFVGLFIAKISKGRTIREFVIGVLLVPTGFTFAWMSFFGNSAISLVQNGFSQLATTVNSDSASALFMFLEKFSFSGVLSVIAVFMIVIFFVTSADSAAIVMNMLCSNGKDDTPVWQKVFWGVTVGVVAAFLMLAGGLGSLQALTITTALPFAIVLLGAIYGLFKALRVDVTKKETNNFNNMPLSDLSKPWQERLSAIITLPSKKDGSKFLNEVVLKAFNELKEEFAKNGLEANVTKAENFVNLNVGLGDEMDFRYGVYLTKSQSPDYTRELEGDDLYYRAEVYLKEGGQDYDVLGWSEATLINDVIEQYRKHMQFLHVVRR